A single region of the Labeo rohita strain BAU-BD-2019 chromosome 3, IGBB_LRoh.1.0, whole genome shotgun sequence genome encodes:
- the zmp:0000000912 gene encoding LOW QUALITY PROTEIN: interferon-induced very large GTPase 1 (The sequence of the model RefSeq protein was modified relative to this genomic sequence to represent the inferred CDS: inserted 5 bases in 3 codons; deleted 3 bases in 3 codons), with translation MAEHKGNRETQAYRQEPGEKDKHGKSPKRDNLQLQHDCKRKDAEKKEMDNKLFQCEDKDQNKLESIHKLFSRLKLNCEKSYKLRSRDFLQVSPSIQRHEPCNEKNLVQTYIQSLLMADYTARYIPIEEEQSEVLKAKGAMATDVLGGDAFEKIFKRSVHVDTGKIQPIHPMDIQMAVFLSADSFLRQLMVAKLSQCQYALPLLVPNLLNQEIEFPLWTFRQFKKSWKSHKENISKNQTIYKAKTPMVAFFRFSEISSSKSELMNNLINERHETFFHRHSRGSSKSRLLMDGVVEIAWYCPSGEKTDKFTDCVAFCNLHGNAQDNETQLKILTEESSINVVLLPNLDRSDKSMATVEKLYNSTKPLICLLTEDESGVTRLQEGKYKVGLKERNRSDVSEDVRKTINECLSKPLSVFTLENISEHSGIKVDENDDNCRKGKKAAEQIMRLLEKMEMTKIKTNILPLQGKLWHEWCLKNKELHRPQGDNIEMHNSEKQTEMQKIRKQQKASDLSNFMKMFIDKLNSVNADEMLYFLKWLGILLDEYTSKDLGMLHHDYYEKWSKVLDLKKEHENEQLTAEKIQLEKLSEKLNAATFGLEHILSEIGQIYESGVSVKKNKQFGCKLDVKSFPQFVAELMISGYPLELMDGDAAHVPLIWVQAVLDELIKMLGDXRVFVLSILGIQSTGKSTMLNVMFGLQFAVSAGRCTRGAFMQLVKVSEELKXQLNFDYILVVDTEGLHALELAGRSTRNHDNEMATFVVGLGNMTLINIFGENPAEMQDILQIVVQAFLRMKKVRLNPSCMFVHQNVGDITAGEKNMVGKRHLQEKLDEMTQLAAKEEICDAECFSDVIKFDIKTDVRYFAQLWEGSPPMAPPNPCYSENVQELKSTILSHASKSKGVTLAQFRDRIEDLWNALLNENFVFSFKNTLEIVTYRKLEEEYAKWTWSLRSAMLEIEDKLHNRINNRQLHKVESRELEEEMAKTFEKVKSSMNHYFEEHKEKEMLIQWKLKFHEKIKHLYWELVRDTKTKFENIICQKEALTKLDGEKNLHERRLLEKSKELAFSLKDKALDENELRTLFDSVWEKWVSELTGDVPPLKEINIAHDIITILYEIHEKALVRDRLNKFENIVHVSDFTSYVNPINKLNRSSINSTPLLPPEEQDLIKQLMHNVWRQTENQVKSKSVSKTGYNKSYIQEIVQLVKINLGGHKCMYIKYEFKKEFILDLTLYMCKEAGMRFAELHQVFRKANDPVIYLEKKKPEYYRVFKGFCEGAESAAVFGALICSELKNPILQSVYNKTANDLAGEMRTNIPAFKGNRSNLEKHILKALAEEEXTFKNLLKYIDDPKDHFENFIQCEVKAYITEGNSSALSMIKENIRHKEQCVITAAKRATAEVLRKDEDANMWLEIFSDCLKDDLEYNKEHLTGSCCQDITDFELLEEVVKRKLSPITEELNKCLTKLSDIEIKMFREPPDEILIEHFCHCCWVQCPFCNVVCVNTMEDHPGDHIAPFHRNCGMNGMIYRGTTNLCLDFCTSSVASDVKRFYPDCTSDVKVLWKEYRTAGPEFEKWSITPDLSELPYWKWFVCRFQADLEKYYNKTFSGCGTIPNEWRSYTKEQAMESLEKYL, from the exons ATGGCTGAGCATAAAGGCAACAGGGAAACTCAGGCTTATAGACAGGAACCTGGAGAAAAGGACAAACATGGCAAGTCACCAAAAC gcGACAATCTTCAGCTGCAGCATGATTGTAAG agaaaagatgctgagaaaaaagaaatggaCAATAAATTGTTCCAATGTGAAGACAAGGATCAAAACAAATTGGAAAGCATCCATAAGCTTTTCAGTAGACTCAAACTCAATTGTGAAAAATCTTACAAACTGAGGTCAAGAGACTTTCTGCAGGTATCTCCATCAATACAAAGACATGAACCTTGTAATGAGAAGAATTTGGTTCAAACTTATATACAAAGCCTCCTGATGGCAGATTACACAGCAAGATACATTCCAATAGAAGAGGAACAAAGTGAGGTGCTTAAAGCGAAAGGCGCCATGGCTACTGATGTGCTAGGGGGTGATGCCTTTGAAAAAATTTTCAAGAGGTCTGTGCATGTTGATACAGGCAAAATACAGCCCATTCACCCAATGGACATTCAGATGGCGGTGTTTCTCTCTGCAGATAGTTTCCTTCGTCAGCTCATGGTAGCAAAACTCTCACAATGTCAGTATGCTCTTCCTCTGCTTGTACCCAATCTGCTTAACCAAGAGATTGAATTTCCCCTGTGGACCTTCCGACAATTTAAGAAAAGCTGGAAGTCACACAAAGAAAACATCAGTAAAAACCAGACAATCTACAAGGCTAAGACACCTATGGTTGCATTTTTTAGGTTTTCAGAAATTTCTTCATCCAAGTCCGAACTAATGAACAACCTGATCAATGAACGgcatgaaacattttttcacaGACACAGTCGTGGAAGCAGCAAATCCCGCCTGTTGATGGATGGAGTGGTTGAGATCGCCTGGTACTGTCCGTCTGGAGAGAAAACTGATAAATTCACAGACTGTGTTGCATTCTGTAATCTTCATGGCAATGCACAAGATAATGAGACACAACTAAAAATTCTGACTGAAGAGTCCTCAATAAATGTGGTGCTTTTGCCAAATCTTGATAGGAGTGATAAAAGTATGGCAACAGTGGAAAAGCTCTACAACAGCACAAAGCCTCTCATTTGCCTTTTGACTGAAGATGAGTCGGGTGTTACCAGGCTGCAGGAAGGCAAATATAAAGTTGGCTTGAAAGAGAGAAATAGGTCCGACGTATCTGAGGATGTTAGAAAAACCATCAATGAGTGCCTCTCAAAACCGTTGTCGGTTTTCACACTTGAGAACATCAGTGAACATTCAGGAATCAAAGTGGATGAGAATGATGACAACTGCAGGAAAGGAAAAAAGGCAGCAGAGCAGATAATGAGACTACTGGAGAAAATGGAAATgaccaaaatcaaaacaaatattctgcCTTTGCAGGGAAAACTGTGGCATGAATGGTGTCTAAAGAACAAAGAACTACATCGCCCACAAGGGGATAACATTGAAATGCACAATAgcgaaaaacaaacagaaatgcaAAAGATCCGTAAGCAGCAGAAAGCATCTGACCtcagtaattttatgaaaatgtttattgataaactGAATTCCGTAAATGCTGATGAGATGTTGTATTTCCTTAAATGGCTTGGGATCCTCCTGGATGAGTACACTTCAAAAGATCTCGGCATGCTTCATCatgattattatgaaaaatggtCAAAAGTGCTGGATTTGAAAAAGGAACATGAAAATGAACAACTCACAGCAGAAAAGATACAGCTAGAGAAGCTATCAGAAAAACTGAATGCAGCAACATTTGGCTTGGAGCACATACTAAGTGAAATTGGCCAGATATATGAATCAGGTGTATCtgtgaagaaaaataaacaatttggatgtaaattagatgtcAAGTCTTTCCCACAGTTTGTTGCAGAGCTCATGATCTCCGGATACCCACTGGAGCTGATGGATGGTGATGCAGCTCATGTGCCTCTGATTTGGGTTCAAGCGGTTTTAGATGAACTTATCAAAATGCTGGGAG CAAGAGTCTTTGTGTTGTCAATTTTGGGCATTCAGAGCACTGGAAAGTCCACTATGCTGAATGTCATGTTTGGACTGCAGTTTGCAGTCAGCGCTGGAAGGTGCACCAGAGGAGCCTTCATGCAGCTGGTCAAGGTGTCTGAAGAACTAAA ACAGTTAAACTTTGACTACATTCTTGTTGTAGATACTGAGGGTCTTCATGCTCTAGAGTTGGCTGGCAGATCAACAAGAAATCATGATAATGAAATGGCAACGTTTGTTGTTGGTCTTGGAAACATGACTCTAATCAATATCTTTGGAGAGAATCCAGCTGAGATGCAGGACATCCTTCAGATTGTTGTTCAAGCCTTCCTGAGGATGAAGAAGGTTCGACTGAACCCCAGCTGCATGTTTGTGCATCAGAACGTTGGAGACATCACAGCAGGCGAGAAGAACATGGTAGGGAAAAGGCACTTGCAGGAGAAACTAGATGAGATGACTCAACTAGCGGCTAAAGAAGAAATCTGTGATGCAGAATGTTTCAGTGATGTCATTAAATTTGATATAAAGACTGATGTGAGGTACTTTGCCCAGCTCTGGGAAGGCAGCCCACCCATGGCACCACCCAATCCATGTTACAGTGAAAATGTGCAGGAGCTTAAGAGCACTATTCTCTCTCATGCCTCAAAAAGTAAGGGTGTCACACTGGCACAATTCAGAGATCGTATTGAAGACCTCTGGAATGCTCTTCTGAATGAAAACTTTGTTTTCAGCTTCAAAAATACTTTGGAAATTGTAACATACAGGAAATTGGAAGAGGAGTACGCAAAGTGGACCTGGAGTCTCAGAAGTGCCATGTTGGAGATTGAAGATAAACTGCACAACAGAATCAACAACAGGCAACTACATAAAGTTGAGAGTAGAGAACTGGAAGAGGAGATGGCAAAGACCTTTGAAAAGGTGAAAAGCTCCATGAACCATTATTTTGAAGAACATAAAGAAAAAGAGATGCTAATTCAGTGGAAACTC AAATTTCATGAGAAAATCAAGCACCTTTACTGGGAGCTTGTAAGagacacaaaaactaaatttgagaACATCATCTGCCAAAAGGAAGCTCTCACCAAACTGGATGGagagaaaaac ctgcatgaaagAAGACTCCTAGAGAAAAGCAAAGAGCTTGCTTTCAGTCTTAAAGACAAGGCTCTTGATGAGAATGAGTTGAGAACACtgtttgattcagtttgggaaAAGTGGGTCTCTGAGCTGACAGGAGATGTTCCACCTCTTAAAGAAATCAATATAGCACATGACATAATTACAATCCTATATGAAATTCATGAAAAAGCACTTGTGCGTGacagattaaataaatttgaaaacattGTTCATGTGTCTGATTTCACTTCATATGTAAATCCCATCAACAAATTAAACAGAAGTTCCATTAATTCCACACCACTGTTACCACCAGAAGAACAAGACTTAATAAAACAACTAATGCACAATGTCTGGCGTCAAACTGAGAACCAGGTGAagtcaaaatcagtttcaaaaaCTGGTTATAACAAAAGTTATATTCAAGAAATTGTACAACTTGTAAAAATTAATCTTGGAGGGCACAAGTGCATGTACATAAAATATGAGTTCAAGAAAGAGTTCATTCTTGATTTGACACTTTATATGTGCAAAGAGGCGGGTATGAGGTTTGCAGAACTCCATCAGGTTTTTAGAAAGGCTAATGATCCTGTGATTTATTTAGAGAAGAAGAAACCAGAATACTACAGGGTCTTCAAAGGATTCTGTGAAGGTGCAGAATCTGCTGCAGTATTTGGAGCCTTGATTTGTAGTGAGCTGAAAAACCCCATTCTCCAGAGTGTCTACAACAAGACTGCAAATGATCTAGCAGGTGAGATGAGGACAAACATTCCAGCTTTCAAAGGCAACAGGTCAAACCTGGAGAAACACATTCTGAAAGCACTAGCAGAGGAGGA GACTTTCAAAAATTTATTGAAGTACATTGATGATCCCAAGGACCACTTTGAAAATTTCATTCAATGTGAAGTGAAAGCATACATAACAGAGGGTAACTCATCAGCTCTTTCAAtgattaaagaaaatattagaCACAAGGAGCAATGTGTCATCACAGCTGCTAAAAGGGCAACAGCTGAAGTCTTGAGAAAAGATGAAGAtgcaaatatgtggctggagaTTTTCTCAGACTGTCTGAAAGATGATCTTGAATACAATAAAGAACATCTCACTGGCAGCTGCTGTCAGGACATCACTGACTTTGAACTTCTGGAAGAGGTTGTGAAAAGAAAACTTAGCCCCATCACAGAAGAACTGAACAAATGTTTAACAAAACTCTctgatattgaaataaaaatgttcaggGAACCACCAGATGAGATTTTGATTGAACATTTCTGCCACTGCTGCTGGGTTCAATGCCCCTTCTGTAATGTTGTCTGTGTTAACACAATGGAGGACCATCCTGGAGATCATATTGCTCCCTTCCATCGTAACTGTGGGATGAATGGAATGATTTACAGAGGTACAACTAATCTTTGCTTGGACTTCTGCACATCTTCAGTGGCAAGTGAC GTCAAGCGTTTTTACCCAGATTGCACATCAGATGTGAAAGTTTTATGGAAAGAGTACAGAACAGCAGGCCCAGAGTTTGAGAAATGGTCCATCACGCCTGATCTCTCAGAGCTGCCATACTGGAAGTGGTTTGTGTGTCGATTCCAGGCTGATTTGGagaagtattataacaaaaccTTCAGTGGCTGTGGTACGATTCCAAACGAATGGAGATCCTACACAAAAGAGCAAGCTATGGAGAGTTTGGAGAaatacctgtaa